The Neodiprion fabricii isolate iyNeoFabr1 chromosome 4, iyNeoFabr1.1, whole genome shotgun sequence genome window below encodes:
- the LOC124179844 gene encoding uncharacterized protein LOC124179844, protein MAQFNAKTIEPFKKGAKWKTFEDQLEAFIILNDVTEVKTSVLLITQFTAEVYGVLKAAVTPAKPLTMLYETLKTKLEELYAPKDNIHFARFTFRGRRQKEDESIDEFVKALQMLSPDLEWEQSVQLAKTVKLADAKAESLLSPQTSKQEATEAPSVNAIWHVNKRRQQRGYNTPWHRECGASGFGQGRGTTRGRGNLQQRAPSSNAQAASNPASEECYYRGRKRHRSYQCSLRNKYFSECGRQGYIHKTCARNRYRPPAANQNFIDSEQMTADEMSNEEQRFTSDHCPEVEDGMGIYMYMMKEEATTNEIGPHRI, encoded by the exons ATGGCTCAATTCAACGCCAAGACTATAGAACCATTCAAAAAGGGAGCAAAATGGAAAACATTCGAGGACCAATTGGAGGCTTTTATCATCTTAAACGATGTTACCGAAGTGAAAACGTCAGTATTGCTGATAACACAATTTACTGCGGAGGTCTACGGAGTACTCAAGGCAGCGGTAACCCCTGCGAAACCTTTAACGATGCTCTACGAGACCCTGAAGACAAAATTGGAAGAGTTGTACGCACCCAAAGATAACATACATTTCGCAAGGTTTACGTTCCGCGGAAGAAGGCAGAAGGAGGATGAGTCTATCGATGAATTTGTAAAAGCACTTCAAATGTTA TCGCCAGATTTGGAGTGGGAACAGTCGGTCCAGTTAGCAAAAACCGTCAAACTGGCCGACGCGAAAGCGGAGTCATTGTTATCACCGCAAACTTCAAAACAAGAGGCGACCGAGGCTCCAAGTGTGAACGCTATATGGCATGTCAACAAGAGGCGACAACAGAGAGGCTACAACACACCGTGGCATCGTGAATGTGGAGCAAGCGGTTTCGGCCAAGGACGAGGAACGACGAGGGGAAGAGGAAATCTCCAACAGCGGGCACCGAGCAGCAACGCGCAAGCAGCGTCGAACCCAGCAAGCGAAGAGTGTTACTATCGTGGGAGAAAGAGACACCGAAGTTACCAGTGTAGCctacgaaataaatattttagcGAGTGTGGTAGACAAGGTTATATTCACAAGACGTGTGCGAGAAACAGATATCGACCACCTGCGGCAAACCAAAACTTTATAGACAGCGAACAGATGACTGCGGACGAAATGTCAAACGAAGAACAGCGTTTCACGAGCGATCATTGTCCCGAGGTCGAGGATGGTATgggtatatacatgtacatgaTGAAAGAGGAAGCAACAACGAACGAAATAGGACCGCACCGCATATAG